One Acanthopagrus latus isolate v.2019 chromosome 12, fAcaLat1.1, whole genome shotgun sequence genomic region harbors:
- the lhx3 gene encoding LIM/homeobox protein Lhx3 isoform X2: protein MDGSGESPKEAAGNAEMLLALLSHSEELRKEIPVCAGCNQHIVDRFILKVLDRHWHSKCLKCSDCQAQLAEKCFSRGDSVYCKEDFFKFGTKCAACQQGIPPTQVVRRAQDFVYHLHCFACIVCKRQLATGDEYYLMEDSRLVCKADYETAKQREADSTAKRPRTTITAKQLETLKNAYNNSPKPARHVREQLSSETGLDMRVVQVWFQNRRAKEKRLKKDAGRQRWGQYFRNMKRSRGSSKSDKDSIQEEGMDSDAEVSFTDEPPMSELGLTNGIYSSLSESSPAMGGRQGGNNHGSFPMEHGVLPSQDQFHDIRSNSPYGLPQSPGSLQGLPRHQPLISSLVYPDSGLSIMTQGSGPGINPAVRASMGGANGPSSDLSTGSSGGYPDFPASPASWLDEVDHGQF from the exons agatCCCAGTGTGCGCGGGCTGCAACCAACACATCGTGGACCGCTTCATCCTCAAAGTGCTGGACCGCCACTGGCACAGCAAGTGCCTCAAGTGCAGCGACTGCCAGGCGCAGCTGGCCGAGAAGTGCTTCAGCAGGGGCGACAGCGTCTACTGCAAAGAGGATTTCTTCAA ATTCGGGACCAAATGCGCGGCCTGTCAGCAGGGCATCCCGCCCACACAGGTGGTGAGGAGAGCGCAGGACTTCGTCTATCACCTGCACTGCTTCGCCTGCATCGTGTGCAAGAGGCAGCTGGCCACGGGGGACGAGTACTACCTGATGGAGGACAGCAGGCTGGTGTGCAAGGCCGACTACGAGACGGCCAAGCAGAGAG AAGCAGACTCGACTGCAAAAAGACCACGAACCACCATTACCGCTAAACAGCTGGAAACGCTGAAGAACGCCTACAATAACTCTCCCAAACCCGCCCGCCATGTCCGGGAGCAGCTCTCATCGGAGACGGGCCTGGATATGCGGGTTGTGCAG GTTTGGTTTCAGAACAGGCGAGCCAAAGAGAAAAGGCTGAAGAAGGACGCCGGTCGGCAGAGGTGGGGCCAATACTTCCGCAACATGAAGAGGTCGCGAGGGAGCTCCAAATCTGACAAGGACAGCATCCAGGAGGAGGGCATGGACAGCGACGCCGAGGTGTCTTTTACAG ATGAACCACCCATGTCAGAACTCGGCCTCACTAACGGCATCTACAGCAGCCTGAGTGAGTCCTCTCCAGCCATGGGGGGCCGCCAAGGGGGCAACAACCATGGCTCCTTCCCCATGGAGCATGGCGTCCTTCCCTCTCAGGACCAGTTCCACGATATCCGCTCCAACAGCCCCTACGGCCTTCCTCAGTCGCCGGGGTCACTTCAGGGGCTACCCAGACACCAGCCGCTCATCTCGAGTTTGGTCTACCCCGACTCCGGCCTTTCAATCATGACCCAGGGCAGCGGGCCGGGGATCAACCCTGCCGTAAGAGCCTCCATGGGAGGTGCCAATGGCCCAAGCTCGGACCTCTCCACTGGCAGCAGTGGAGGATACCCGGACTTTCCTGCCAGTCCTGCCTCCTGGTTAGATGAGGTGGACCACGGGCAGTTTTGA
- the lhx3 gene encoding LIM/homeobox protein Lhx3 isoform X3, producing MLLEHPGSSCQNAGNFSRYSSGQEIPVCAGCNQHIVDRFILKVLDRHWHSKCLKCSDCQAQLAEKCFSRGDSVYCKEDFFKRFGTKCAACQQGIPPTQVVRRAQDFVYHLHCFACIVCKRQLATGDEYYLMEDSRLVCKADYETAKQREADSTAKRPRTTITAKQLETLKNAYNNSPKPARHVREQLSSETGLDMRVVQVWFQNRRAKEKRLKKDAGRQRWGQYFRNMKRSRGSSKSDKDSIQEEGMDSDAEVSFTDEPPMSELGLTNGIYSSLSESSPAMGGRQGGNNHGSFPMEHGVLPSQDQFHDIRSNSPYGLPQSPGSLQGLPRHQPLISSLVYPDSGLSIMTQGSGPGINPAVRASMGGANGPSSDLSTGSSGGYPDFPASPASWLDEVDHGQF from the exons agatCCCAGTGTGCGCGGGCTGCAACCAACACATCGTGGACCGCTTCATCCTCAAAGTGCTGGACCGCCACTGGCACAGCAAGTGCCTCAAGTGCAGCGACTGCCAGGCGCAGCTGGCCGAGAAGTGCTTCAGCAGGGGCGACAGCGTCTACTGCAAAGAGGATTTCTTCAA GAGATTCGGGACCAAATGCGCGGCCTGTCAGCAGGGCATCCCGCCCACACAGGTGGTGAGGAGAGCGCAGGACTTCGTCTATCACCTGCACTGCTTCGCCTGCATCGTGTGCAAGAGGCAGCTGGCCACGGGGGACGAGTACTACCTGATGGAGGACAGCAGGCTGGTGTGCAAGGCCGACTACGAGACGGCCAAGCAGAGAG AAGCAGACTCGACTGCAAAAAGACCACGAACCACCATTACCGCTAAACAGCTGGAAACGCTGAAGAACGCCTACAATAACTCTCCCAAACCCGCCCGCCATGTCCGGGAGCAGCTCTCATCGGAGACGGGCCTGGATATGCGGGTTGTGCAG GTTTGGTTTCAGAACAGGCGAGCCAAAGAGAAAAGGCTGAAGAAGGACGCCGGTCGGCAGAGGTGGGGCCAATACTTCCGCAACATGAAGAGGTCGCGAGGGAGCTCCAAATCTGACAAGGACAGCATCCAGGAGGAGGGCATGGACAGCGACGCCGAGGTGTCTTTTACAG ATGAACCACCCATGTCAGAACTCGGCCTCACTAACGGCATCTACAGCAGCCTGAGTGAGTCCTCTCCAGCCATGGGGGGCCGCCAAGGGGGCAACAACCATGGCTCCTTCCCCATGGAGCATGGCGTCCTTCCCTCTCAGGACCAGTTCCACGATATCCGCTCCAACAGCCCCTACGGCCTTCCTCAGTCGCCGGGGTCACTTCAGGGGCTACCCAGACACCAGCCGCTCATCTCGAGTTTGGTCTACCCCGACTCCGGCCTTTCAATCATGACCCAGGGCAGCGGGCCGGGGATCAACCCTGCCGTAAGAGCCTCCATGGGAGGTGCCAATGGCCCAAGCTCGGACCTCTCCACTGGCAGCAGTGGAGGATACCCGGACTTTCCTGCCAGTCCTGCCTCCTGGTTAGATGAGGTGGACCACGGGCAGTTTTGA
- the lhx3 gene encoding LIM/homeobox protein Lhx3 isoform X1, with amino-acid sequence MDGSGESPKEAAGNAEMLLALLSHSEELRKEIPVCAGCNQHIVDRFILKVLDRHWHSKCLKCSDCQAQLAEKCFSRGDSVYCKEDFFKRFGTKCAACQQGIPPTQVVRRAQDFVYHLHCFACIVCKRQLATGDEYYLMEDSRLVCKADYETAKQREADSTAKRPRTTITAKQLETLKNAYNNSPKPARHVREQLSSETGLDMRVVQVWFQNRRAKEKRLKKDAGRQRWGQYFRNMKRSRGSSKSDKDSIQEEGMDSDAEVSFTDEPPMSELGLTNGIYSSLSESSPAMGGRQGGNNHGSFPMEHGVLPSQDQFHDIRSNSPYGLPQSPGSLQGLPRHQPLISSLVYPDSGLSIMTQGSGPGINPAVRASMGGANGPSSDLSTGSSGGYPDFPASPASWLDEVDHGQF; translated from the exons agatCCCAGTGTGCGCGGGCTGCAACCAACACATCGTGGACCGCTTCATCCTCAAAGTGCTGGACCGCCACTGGCACAGCAAGTGCCTCAAGTGCAGCGACTGCCAGGCGCAGCTGGCCGAGAAGTGCTTCAGCAGGGGCGACAGCGTCTACTGCAAAGAGGATTTCTTCAA GAGATTCGGGACCAAATGCGCGGCCTGTCAGCAGGGCATCCCGCCCACACAGGTGGTGAGGAGAGCGCAGGACTTCGTCTATCACCTGCACTGCTTCGCCTGCATCGTGTGCAAGAGGCAGCTGGCCACGGGGGACGAGTACTACCTGATGGAGGACAGCAGGCTGGTGTGCAAGGCCGACTACGAGACGGCCAAGCAGAGAG AAGCAGACTCGACTGCAAAAAGACCACGAACCACCATTACCGCTAAACAGCTGGAAACGCTGAAGAACGCCTACAATAACTCTCCCAAACCCGCCCGCCATGTCCGGGAGCAGCTCTCATCGGAGACGGGCCTGGATATGCGGGTTGTGCAG GTTTGGTTTCAGAACAGGCGAGCCAAAGAGAAAAGGCTGAAGAAGGACGCCGGTCGGCAGAGGTGGGGCCAATACTTCCGCAACATGAAGAGGTCGCGAGGGAGCTCCAAATCTGACAAGGACAGCATCCAGGAGGAGGGCATGGACAGCGACGCCGAGGTGTCTTTTACAG ATGAACCACCCATGTCAGAACTCGGCCTCACTAACGGCATCTACAGCAGCCTGAGTGAGTCCTCTCCAGCCATGGGGGGCCGCCAAGGGGGCAACAACCATGGCTCCTTCCCCATGGAGCATGGCGTCCTTCCCTCTCAGGACCAGTTCCACGATATCCGCTCCAACAGCCCCTACGGCCTTCCTCAGTCGCCGGGGTCACTTCAGGGGCTACCCAGACACCAGCCGCTCATCTCGAGTTTGGTCTACCCCGACTCCGGCCTTTCAATCATGACCCAGGGCAGCGGGCCGGGGATCAACCCTGCCGTAAGAGCCTCCATGGGAGGTGCCAATGGCCCAAGCTCGGACCTCTCCACTGGCAGCAGTGGAGGATACCCGGACTTTCCTGCCAGTCCTGCCTCCTGGTTAGATGAGGTGGACCACGGGCAGTTTTGA